From a region of the Daphnia pulicaria isolate SC F1-1A chromosome 1, SC_F0-13Bv2, whole genome shotgun sequence genome:
- the LOC124320540 gene encoding venom carboxylesterase-6-like isoform X2 yields the protein MKACSILSFLSVCCVILQCRADQEPTVNIPALGQLRGSQMVSSSGRKFDAFRSIPYAEPPVGNLRFRDPIAAKPWTGRVLDATKEGPTCLQNDLLTGLTQVGQEDCLVLNVYTHKINDAIENALPVMVWIHGGGFSAGSGNFETDFYGPGKILDRDVVLVTINYRVGPFGFLSTEDKEAPGNYGLLDQTLAIKWVKDHIANFGGNPDSITIFGESAGGASVQFQVLSPHSKGLFHRAISQSGAPGCPWAIQKSVGEYTRLLAEDLNCPTSNSRELLACLRNMEAAKILEFKRKLVIPIALSLVPVAFGPRIDSERDSPFLPDDPEVLVSRKQFNQVPMIVGLTKDEGSLFSASLASIDGKNLEVLKKDPLNCLAHAMGMEKQKNGREIAQKAYDHYFGTSESDDDFVTQYGKMASDVGFFKCIDDSVKVFSQYNGQPVYYYNYAHKGQHSITQMLGVPDDIDFGVSHSDELMLMFTSNFIPPTTDANDIKASKMLLDLWTSFAANGVPQSEEVIGHWLPTTQPQPRYLQINLESPVLINGEMPFQSGLDFWRSLLNSYSNVPSVKEEL from the exons ATGAAAGCCTGTAGCATTTTGAGTTTTCTGTCTGTCTGCTGTGTGATTTTACAATGCCGAGCGGATCAGGAACCCACGGTGAATATTCCAGCCCTCGGCCAACTTCGAGGATCTCAAATGGTGTCATCATCCGGTCGGAAGTTTGACGCTTTCAGAAGCATTCCCTACGCCGAGCCACCCGTTGGGAACCTGCGCTTCAGG GACCCAATTGCGGCTAAACCTTGGACAGGACGTGTGTTGGATGCGACCAAGGAAGGTCCCACATGCCTCCAAAACGACTTGCTTACCGGTCTCACCCAGGTCGGCCAAGAAGATTGCCTGGTGCTGAATGTCTACACCCACAAG ATAAATGATGCAATTGAAAATGCCTTGCCGGTCATGGTCTGGATTCACGGTGGTGGGTTTTCGGCGGGCAGTGGCAATTTCGAAACGGATTTTTATGGTCCGGGAAAAATTCTCGATCGAGACGTCGTCCTCGTGACCATCAATTACCGTGTTGGACCTTTTG gtTTCTTGAGTACGGAAGACAAGGAAGCCCCCGGAAATTATGGACTTCTAGATCAGACACTGGCGATTAA GTGGGTGAAAGATCACATCGCCAATTTTGGAGGCAATCCAGACTCGATTACCATTTTCGGAGAAAGCGCTGGCGGCGCCAGCGTCCAGTTTCAAGTACTATCTCCACATTCCAAAG GGTTATTCCATCGCGCCATTTCTCAATCTGGAGCCCCCGGTTGTCCGTGGGCCATCCAAAAAAGTGTCGGGGAATACACGCGACTTCTAGCCGAAGATTTGAATTGCCCAACATCAAACTCCCGGGAGTTATTAGCCTGCCTGAGAAACATGGAAGCTGCCAAAATTCTGGAATTCAAGAGAAAATTAGTGATCCCGATT GCATTGAGTTTGGTCCCCGTCGCTTTCGGACCGCGCATCGACTCCGAGCGAGACTCGCCATTCCTTCCGGACGATCCGGAAGTACTTGTGTCACGCAAACAGTTCAATCAAGTGCCAATGATTGTTGGCCTGACTAAAGACGAGGGATCTCTTTTCTCTGCaa GTCTGGCCTCAATCGACGGCAAAAATCtggaagttttaaaaaaagatccgCTCAATTGTCTGGCTCATGCCATGGGCATGGAAAAGCAAAAGAACGGGCGCGAAATAGCTCAGAAGGCGTACGATCACTATTTCGGCACCTCGGAAAGCGACGACGACTTTGTGACACAATACGGAAAG ATGGCATCGGATGTCGGTTTCTTCAAATGCATCGACGATTCGGTCAAAGTTTTCAGCCAATACAACGGCCAGCCGGTTTACTACTACAACTATGCGCACAAGGGCCAACATTCCATTACCCAAATGTTGGGCGTGCCCGACGACATAGATTTTG GTGTGAGTCACTCTGACGAACTCATGTTGATGTTCACCAGCAATTTCATTCCACCAACGACCGATGCCAACGACATTAAAGCCTCGAAAATGCTGCTCGATTTGTGGACTTCTTTCGCAGCCAATGG AGTACCGCAAAGCGAGGAAGTGATCGGCCATTGGCTTCCGACGACTCAGCCACAGCCCCGTTACCTCCAAATCAATTTGGAGAGTCCGGTTTTAATTAACGGCGAGATGCCGTTTCAATCAGGACTCGACTTTTGGCGTTCGTTATTAAATTCTTATTCTAACGTCCCATCAGTCAAAGAAGAATTGTAA
- the LOC124320540 gene encoding venom carboxylesterase-6-like isoform X3: MKACSILSFLSVCCVILQCRADQEPTVNIPALGQLRGSQMVSSSGRKFDAFRSIPYAEPPVGNLRFRDPIPTQPWTGVLDATKEGPACFQNDLLSGITAGQEDCLVLNVYTHNTNAIENALPVMVWIHGGGFTAGSGNSETDFYGPGHILDRDVVLVTINYRLGPFGFLSTEDKEAPGNYGLIDQSLAIKWVKDHIANFGGNPDSITIFGESAGGASVQFQVLSPHSKGLFHRAISQSGAPGCPWAIQKSVGEYTRLLAEDLNCPTSNSRELLACLRNMEAAKILEFKRKLVIPIALSLVPVAFGPRIDSERDSPFLPDDPEVLVSRKQFNQVPMIVGLTKDEGSLFSASLASIDGKNLEVLKKDPLNCLAHAMGMEKQKNGREIAQKAYDHYFGTSESDDDFVTQYGKMASDVGFFKCIDDSVKVFSQYNGQPVYYYNYAHKGQHSITQMLGVPDDIDFGVSHSDELMLMFTSNFIPPTTDANDIKASKMLLDLWTSFAANGVPQSEEVIGHWLPTTQPQPRYLQINLESPVLINGEMPFQSGLDFWRSLLNSYSNVPSVKEEL, from the exons ATGAAAGCCTGTAGCATTTTGAGTTTTCTGTCTGTCTGCTGTGTGATTTTACAATGCCGAGCGGATCAGGAACCCACGGTGAATATTCCAGCCCTCGGCCAACTTCGAGGATCTCAAATGGTGTCATCATCCGGTCGGAAGTTTGACGCTTTCAGAAGCATTCCCTACGCCGAGCCACCCGTTGGGAACCTGCGCTTCAGG gaCCCAATCCCGACTCAACCTTGGACAGGGGTGTTGGATGCAACCAAGGAAGGTCCGGCATGTTTTCAAAATGACTTGCTCTCCGGCATCACTGCTGGACAAGAAGATTGCCTGGTGCTAAATGTCTACACTCATAAC ACTAATGCAATTGAAAATGCCTTGCCAGTCATGGTATGGATTCATGGCGGAGGCTTTACTGCAGGAAGTGGAAATTCGGAAACAGATTTTTATGGTCCTGGCCACATTCTCGATCGAGACGTCGTTCTTGTGACGATCAATTACCGTTTAGGACCTTTTG gtttCTTGAGCACGGAAGATAAGGAAGCCCCTGGAAATTATGGGCTCATCGATCAGTCGCTGGCAATCAA GTGGGTGAAAGATCACATCGCCAATTTTGGAGGCAATCCAGACTCGATTACCATTTTCGGAGAAAGCGCTGGCGGCGCCAGCGTCCAGTTTCAAGTACTATCTCCACATTCCAAAG GGTTATTCCATCGCGCCATTTCTCAATCTGGAGCCCCCGGTTGTCCGTGGGCCATCCAAAAAAGTGTCGGGGAATACACGCGACTTCTAGCCGAAGATTTGAATTGCCCAACATCAAACTCCCGGGAGTTATTAGCCTGCCTGAGAAACATGGAAGCTGCCAAAATTCTGGAATTCAAGAGAAAATTAGTGATCCCGATT GCATTGAGTTTGGTCCCCGTCGCTTTCGGACCGCGCATCGACTCCGAGCGAGACTCGCCATTCCTTCCGGACGATCCGGAAGTACTTGTGTCACGCAAACAGTTCAATCAAGTGCCAATGATTGTTGGCCTGACTAAAGACGAGGGATCTCTTTTCTCTGCaa GTCTGGCCTCAATCGACGGCAAAAATCtggaagttttaaaaaaagatccgCTCAATTGTCTGGCTCATGCCATGGGCATGGAAAAGCAAAAGAACGGGCGCGAAATAGCTCAGAAGGCGTACGATCACTATTTCGGCACCTCGGAAAGCGACGACGACTTTGTGACACAATACGGAAAG ATGGCATCGGATGTCGGTTTCTTCAAATGCATCGACGATTCGGTCAAAGTTTTCAGCCAATACAACGGCCAGCCGGTTTACTACTACAACTATGCGCACAAGGGCCAACATTCCATTACCCAAATGTTGGGCGTGCCCGACGACATAGATTTTG GTGTGAGTCACTCTGACGAACTCATGTTGATGTTCACCAGCAATTTCATTCCACCAACGACCGATGCCAACGACATTAAAGCCTCGAAAATGCTGCTCGATTTGTGGACTTCTTTCGCAGCCAATGG AGTACCGCAAAGCGAGGAAGTGATCGGCCATTGGCTTCCGACGACTCAGCCACAGCCCCGTTACCTCCAAATCAATTTGGAGAGTCCGGTTTTAATTAACGGCGAGATGCCGTTTCAATCAGGACTCGACTTTTGGCGTTCGTTATTAAATTCTTATTCTAACGTCCCATCAGTCAAAGAAGAATTGTAA
- the LOC124320540 gene encoding venom carboxylesterase-6-like isoform X4, whose amino-acid sequence MKACSILSFLSVCCVILQCRADQEPTVNIPALGQLRGSQMVSSSGRKFDAFRSIPYAEPPVGNLRFRDPIPTQPWTGVLDATKEGPACFQNDLLSGITAGQEDCLVLNVYTHNTNAIENALPVMVWIHGGGFTAGSGNSETDFYGPGHILDRDVVLVTINYRLGPFGFLSTEDKEAPGNYGLIDQSLAIKWVKDHIANFGGNPDSITIFGESAGGASVQFQVLSPHSKGLFHRAIAQSGATGCPWAIQHSVGEYTRILAEDLNCPTSNSRELLACLRNTDAKQIMESRKKLMIPIALGLYPVAFGPRIDSERDSPFLPDSPKNLMSSKQFNHVPIIAGLTKDEGGLFAASLATDGGQLLELFKKDPVTGVLYAIGMEKHKNGLEIAQKAHDHYFVSKENNDMVTQYGELTSDIGFFKCVDDSVKLLSEYSDHPVYYYHYAHHGQNSLVKMFNGLSDMDFGASHGDELLLMFNSKMIAPMTDPNDIKVSKMLLDLWTSFASNGVPQSEEVIGHWLPTTQPQPRYLQINLESPVLINGEMPFQSGLDFWRSLLNSYSNVPSVKEEL is encoded by the exons ATGAAAGCCTGTAGCATTTTGAGTTTTCTGTCTGTCTGCTGTGTGATTTTACAATGCCGAGCGGATCAGGAACCCACGGTGAATATTCCAGCCCTCGGCCAACTTCGAGGATCTCAAATGGTGTCATCATCCGGTCGGAAGTTTGACGCTTTCAGAAGCATTCCCTACGCCGAGCCACCCGTTGGGAACCTGCGCTTCAGG gaCCCAATCCCGACTCAACCTTGGACAGGGGTGTTGGATGCAACCAAGGAAGGTCCGGCATGTTTTCAAAATGACTTGCTCTCCGGCATCACTGCTGGACAAGAAGATTGCCTGGTGCTAAATGTCTACACTCATAAC ACTAATGCAATTGAAAATGCCTTGCCAGTCATGGTATGGATTCATGGCGGAGGCTTTACTGCAGGAAGTGGAAATTCGGAAACAGATTTTTATGGTCCTGGCCACATTCTCGATCGAGACGTCGTTCTTGTGACGATCAATTACCGTTTAGGACCTTTTG gtttCTTGAGCACGGAAGATAAGGAAGCCCCTGGAAATTATGGGCTCATCGATCAGTCGCTGGCAATCAA GTGGGTTAAAGATCACATTGCTAATTTCGGAGGCAATCCAGACTCGATTACCATTTTCGGAGAGAGCGCTGGCGGCGCAAGCGTCCAGTTCCAAGTACTGTCACCACATTCAAAAG GATTGTTCCATCGCGCTATCGCCCAATCTGGAGCCACCGGTTGTCCTTGGGCAATACAACACAGTGTTGGAGAATATACTCGCATTCTGGCAGAAGATTTGAATTGCCCAACATCAAACTCTCGGGAGTTGCTTGCCTGTCTGAGAAATACGGACGCTAAACAAATTATGGAATCTAGAAAAAAGCTAATGATCCCAatc gCATTGGGTTTGTACCCCGTCGCTTTCGGACCGCGCATCGACTCCGAGCGAGACTCGCCCTTCCTTCCGGACAGTCCGAAAAACCTGATGTCAAGCAAACAGTTCAATCACGTGCCAATTATTGCTGGTCTCACTAAAGATGAAGGGGGCCTTTTTGCTGCAa GTCTGGCTACCGACGGGGGCCAACTTTTGGAATTGTTCAAAAAGGATCCCGTTACTGGTGTGCTTTATGCGATTGGCATGGAAAAGCACAAGAACGGACTGGAAATCGCTCAGAAGGCCCACGATCACTATTTCGTCAGCAAGGAAAATAACGACATGGTGACGCAATACGGAGAG CTGACATCGGATATCGGTTTCTTCAAATGCGTCGACGACTCCGTTAAATTACTGAGCGAATACAGCGACCACCCCGTGTACTACTACCACTATGCTCATCACGGTCAGAATTCCCTTGTTAAAATGTTTAATGGCCTTTCGGATATGGATTTCG GCGCTAGCCACGGCGACGAACTCTTGTTGATGTTTAATAGCAAAATGATTGCTCCGATGACCGATCCCAATGACATCAAAGTCTCAAAGATGCTCCTCGATTTGTGGACATCGTTTGCATCGAACGG AGTACCGCAAAGCGAGGAAGTGATCGGCCATTGGCTTCCGACGACTCAGCCACAGCCCCGTTACCTCCAAATCAATTTGGAGAGTCCGGTTTTAATTAACGGCGAGATGCCGTTTCAATCAGGACTCGACTTTTGGCGTTCGTTATTAAATTCTTATTCTAACGTCCCATCAGTCAAAGAAGAATTGTAA
- the LOC124320540 gene encoding venom carboxylesterase-6-like isoform X1, with protein MKSCTILSLLSVCCCCVILQCRAQQEPIVNIPALGGLRGSQMVSSSGRNFHAFRSIPYAEPPVGNLRFSDPIAAKPWTGRVLDATKEGPTCLQNDLLTGLTQVGQEDCLVLNVYTHKINDAIENALPVMVWIHGGGFSAGSGNFETDFYGPGKILDRDVVLVTINYRVGPFGFLSTEDKEAPGNYGLLDQTLAIKWVKDHIANFGGNPDSITIFGESAGGASVQFQVLSPHSKGLFHRAISQSGAPGCPWAIQKSVGEYTRLLAEDLNCPTSNSRELLACLRNMEAAKILEFKRKLVIPIALSLVPVAFGPRIDSERDSPFLPDDPEVLVSRKQFNQVPMIVGLTKDEGSLFSASLASIDGKNLEVLKKDPLNCLAHAMGMEKQKNGREIAQKAYDHYFGTSESDDDFVTQYGKMASDVGFFKCIDDSVKVFSQYNGQPVYYYNYAHKGQHSITQMLGVPDDIDFGVSHSDELMLMFTSNFIPPTTDANDIKASKMLLDLWTSFAANGVPQSEEVIGHWLPTTQPQPRYLQINLESPVLINGEMPFQSGLDFWRSLLNSYSNVPSVKEEL; from the exons atgaaatcctgTACCATTTTGAGTTTGCTGTctgtctgctgttgttgtgtgaTTTTACAATGCCGAGCGCAACAGGAACCCATCGTCAATATTCCAGCCCTTGGTGGACTTCGAGGATCTCAAATGGTGTCGTCATCCGGTCGAAATTTTCACGCTTTCAGAAGCATTCCTTACGCTGAGCCACCCGTTGGAAACCTGCGCTTCAGT GACCCAATTGCGGCTAAACCTTGGACAGGACGTGTGTTGGATGCGACCAAGGAAGGTCCCACATGCCTCCAAAACGACTTGCTTACCGGTCTCACCCAGGTCGGCCAAGAAGATTGCCTGGTGCTGAATGTCTACACCCACAAG ATAAATGATGCAATTGAAAATGCCTTGCCGGTCATGGTCTGGATTCACGGTGGTGGGTTTTCGGCGGGCAGTGGCAATTTCGAAACGGATTTTTATGGTCCGGGAAAAATTCTCGATCGAGACGTCGTCCTCGTGACCATCAATTACCGTGTTGGACCTTTTG gtTTCTTGAGTACGGAAGACAAGGAAGCCCCCGGAAATTATGGACTTCTAGATCAGACACTGGCGATTAA GTGGGTGAAAGATCACATCGCCAATTTTGGAGGCAATCCAGACTCGATTACCATTTTCGGAGAAAGCGCTGGCGGCGCCAGCGTCCAGTTTCAAGTACTATCTCCACATTCCAAAG GGTTATTCCATCGCGCCATTTCTCAATCTGGAGCCCCCGGTTGTCCGTGGGCCATCCAAAAAAGTGTCGGGGAATACACGCGACTTCTAGCCGAAGATTTGAATTGCCCAACATCAAACTCCCGGGAGTTATTAGCCTGCCTGAGAAACATGGAAGCTGCCAAAATTCTGGAATTCAAGAGAAAATTAGTGATCCCGATT GCATTGAGTTTGGTCCCCGTCGCTTTCGGACCGCGCATCGACTCCGAGCGAGACTCGCCATTCCTTCCGGACGATCCGGAAGTACTTGTGTCACGCAAACAGTTCAATCAAGTGCCAATGATTGTTGGCCTGACTAAAGACGAGGGATCTCTTTTCTCTGCaa GTCTGGCCTCAATCGACGGCAAAAATCtggaagttttaaaaaaagatccgCTCAATTGTCTGGCTCATGCCATGGGCATGGAAAAGCAAAAGAACGGGCGCGAAATAGCTCAGAAGGCGTACGATCACTATTTCGGCACCTCGGAAAGCGACGACGACTTTGTGACACAATACGGAAAG ATGGCATCGGATGTCGGTTTCTTCAAATGCATCGACGATTCGGTCAAAGTTTTCAGCCAATACAACGGCCAGCCGGTTTACTACTACAACTATGCGCACAAGGGCCAACATTCCATTACCCAAATGTTGGGCGTGCCCGACGACATAGATTTTG GTGTGAGTCACTCTGACGAACTCATGTTGATGTTCACCAGCAATTTCATTCCACCAACGACCGATGCCAACGACATTAAAGCCTCGAAAATGCTGCTCGATTTGTGGACTTCTTTCGCAGCCAATGG AGTACCGCAAAGCGAGGAAGTGATCGGCCATTGGCTTCCGACGACTCAGCCACAGCCCCGTTACCTCCAAATCAATTTGGAGAGTCCGGTTTTAATTAACGGCGAGATGCCGTTTCAATCAGGACTCGACTTTTGGCGTTCGTTATTAAATTCTTATTCTAACGTCCCATCAGTCAAAGAAGAATTGTAA
- the LOC124320537 gene encoding venom carboxylesterase-6-like isoform X1 produces MRALKFQSLFITLLMAILSNFSSAGEQQQQPVVDIPTLGRLVGSQLSSASGRKFHAFRAIPYALPPVGDLRFKDPIPAKSWDEVLDASREGPICTQFNSIMADGFVHGQEDCLYLNVYTPQLKTAGSDRHLLPVMVWIHGGAFYMGSGNGENDRFGPGYILDRDVVLVTFNYRLGPLGFLSTEDVDAPGNYGLLDQSLALRWVRDHVGHFGGDPNSITIFGESAGGASVDFHVLSPYSKGFFHRAIIQSGTAKCPWVLDTPVGEYTKILAEHLDCPTATSSELLQCLRTRSAEDIVGIRRNIALPELGFGMFPMAFVPRIDRERKLPFVPARPEKLIMEKKFNQVPLILGVVRNEGALVSSSFFLSGNRVMQAFKDDPIRTLSFLINMEKRPDGLEMAQLVHDRYLDKQQNYEDQMEQIEQIISDYGLFKCTDDSVNLFSQFNDYPTFYYFYTHRGQFSFPQLVGITPEMDFGVCHADELFLMFTAGYLPLISTPDDVKVSETLLDLWTSFAKDGAPRSHHVDDQWLPVEQGKTRYLNINSQPTFVNDKMPFERRLAFWDRMKVQNRLLLAKDEF; encoded by the exons ATGAGAGCGCTAAAATTTCAGTCCCTATTCATCACGCTTCTCATGGCgattctttcaaatttttcatctgccggagagcagcagcagcagccggtggTTGACATTCCGACGCTGGGCCGGTTAGTCGGTTCCCAATTGTCGTCGGCGTCCGGTCGAAAGTTTCACGCCTTCAGAGCCATTCCGTATGCGCTGCCACCTGTTGGAGATCTCCGCTTCAAA GATCCTATTCCAGCCAAGTCCTGGGATGAAGTGCTGGACGCCAGTCGCGAAGGGCCCATTTGTACGCAATTCAATTCCATCATGGCCGATGGTTTTGTCCACGGACAGGAAGATTGTCTCTACCTGAACGTCTACACACCGCAA cTGAAGACGGCCGGCAGCGATCGTCATCTTCTCCCGGTGATGGTGTGGATTCATGGCGGGGCTTTCTACATGGGAAGCGGCAACGGTGAGAACGACAGGTTCGGACCCGGTTACATCCTCGATCGTGACGTCGTCCTGGTGACTTTCAACTACCGACTGGGACCTCTCG gTTTTCTCAGCACCGAAGACGTCGATGCCCCAGGAAATTACGGACTTCTCGACCAGTCGTTGGCCTTGCG aTGGGTGCGCGATCATGTTGGCCACTTTGGTGGCGATCCAAACTCGATAACCATATTTGGTGAGAGCGCAGGTGGTGCCAGCGTCGACTTTCACGTCCTCTCTCCATATTCCAAAG gctTTTTTCATCGAGCCATCATTCAATCGGGGACAGCGAAATGTCCGTGGGTGTTGGACACACCCGTCGGCGAATACACGAAAATTCTGGCCGAGCATCTGGATTGCCCGACGGCCACTTCCAGCGAGTTACTCCAATGTCTGAGGACGCGCAGTGCCGAGGATATTGTCGGAATCCGACGGAACATCGCCTTGCCGGAATTA GGATTCGGAATGTTTCCAATGGCCTTCGTGCCGCGGATTGATCGCGAAAGGAAATTGCCGTTCGTTCCGGCCCGGCCGGAGAAACTCATCATGGAGAAAAAGTTCAACCAAGTGCCGCTGATTCTCGGAGTCGTGCGCAATGAAGGAGCTCTCGTCTCTTCGT CCTTCTTTCTCAGTGGGAATCGAGTCATGCAGGCCTTTAAAGACGATCCCATCCGCACGCTCAGCTTCTTGATCAACATGGAAAAACGGCCCGACGGCCTCGAAATGGCCCAACTGGTCCACGATCGATACTtggacaaacaacaaaattacGAAGATCAAATGGAACAGATCGAACAG ATCATTTCAGATTACGGGTTGTTCAAATGCACCGACGACTCCGTCAACCTTTTCAGCCAGTTCAACGATTACCCgaccttttattatttctacaCGCATCGCGGACAGTTTTCCTTTCCCCAACTCGTCGGAATTACACCTGAAATGGATTTCG GAGTGTGTCACGCCGACGAGCTATTTCTGATGTTCACCGCTGGATACCTGCCTCTCATCAGCACTCCAGACGATGTCAAAGTGTCGGAAACTCTTCTCGACTTATGGACGTCCTTTGCCAAAGATGG GGCTCCTCGAAGTCACCACGTTGACGACCAGTGGCTGCCGGTCGAGCAAGGAAAGACGCGCTACTTGAACATCAACAGTCAACCGACCTTTGTCAATGACAAAATGCCTTTCGAACGACGATTGGCATTCTGGGACCGcatgaaagttcaaaatcgATTGCTTCTCGCCAAGGAcgaattttga
- the LOC124320537 gene encoding venom carboxylesterase-6-like isoform X2 has translation MADGFVHGQEDCLYLNVYTPQLKTAGSDRHLLPVMVWIHGGAFYMGSGNGENDRFGPGYILDRDVVLVTFNYRLGPLGFLSTEDVDAPGNYGLLDQSLALRWVRDHVGHFGGDPNSITIFGESAGGASVDFHVLSPYSKGFFHRAIIQSGTAKCPWVLDTPVGEYTKILAEHLDCPTATSSELLQCLRTRSAEDIVGIRRNIALPELGFGMFPMAFVPRIDRERKLPFVPARPEKLIMEKKFNQVPLILGVVRNEGALVSSSFFLSGNRVMQAFKDDPIRTLSFLINMEKRPDGLEMAQLVHDRYLDKQQNYEDQMEQIEQIISDYGLFKCTDDSVNLFSQFNDYPTFYYFYTHRGQFSFPQLVGITPEMDFGVCHADELFLMFTAGYLPLISTPDDVKVSETLLDLWTSFAKDGAPRSHHVDDQWLPVEQGKTRYLNINSQPTFVNDKMPFERRLAFWDRMKVQNRLLLAKDEF, from the exons ATGGCCGATGGTTTTGTCCACGGACAGGAAGATTGTCTCTACCTGAACGTCTACACACCGCAA cTGAAGACGGCCGGCAGCGATCGTCATCTTCTCCCGGTGATGGTGTGGATTCATGGCGGGGCTTTCTACATGGGAAGCGGCAACGGTGAGAACGACAGGTTCGGACCCGGTTACATCCTCGATCGTGACGTCGTCCTGGTGACTTTCAACTACCGACTGGGACCTCTCG gTTTTCTCAGCACCGAAGACGTCGATGCCCCAGGAAATTACGGACTTCTCGACCAGTCGTTGGCCTTGCG aTGGGTGCGCGATCATGTTGGCCACTTTGGTGGCGATCCAAACTCGATAACCATATTTGGTGAGAGCGCAGGTGGTGCCAGCGTCGACTTTCACGTCCTCTCTCCATATTCCAAAG gctTTTTTCATCGAGCCATCATTCAATCGGGGACAGCGAAATGTCCGTGGGTGTTGGACACACCCGTCGGCGAATACACGAAAATTCTGGCCGAGCATCTGGATTGCCCGACGGCCACTTCCAGCGAGTTACTCCAATGTCTGAGGACGCGCAGTGCCGAGGATATTGTCGGAATCCGACGGAACATCGCCTTGCCGGAATTA GGATTCGGAATGTTTCCAATGGCCTTCGTGCCGCGGATTGATCGCGAAAGGAAATTGCCGTTCGTTCCGGCCCGGCCGGAGAAACTCATCATGGAGAAAAAGTTCAACCAAGTGCCGCTGATTCTCGGAGTCGTGCGCAATGAAGGAGCTCTCGTCTCTTCGT CCTTCTTTCTCAGTGGGAATCGAGTCATGCAGGCCTTTAAAGACGATCCCATCCGCACGCTCAGCTTCTTGATCAACATGGAAAAACGGCCCGACGGCCTCGAAATGGCCCAACTGGTCCACGATCGATACTtggacaaacaacaaaattacGAAGATCAAATGGAACAGATCGAACAG ATCATTTCAGATTACGGGTTGTTCAAATGCACCGACGACTCCGTCAACCTTTTCAGCCAGTTCAACGATTACCCgaccttttattatttctacaCGCATCGCGGACAGTTTTCCTTTCCCCAACTCGTCGGAATTACACCTGAAATGGATTTCG GAGTGTGTCACGCCGACGAGCTATTTCTGATGTTCACCGCTGGATACCTGCCTCTCATCAGCACTCCAGACGATGTCAAAGTGTCGGAAACTCTTCTCGACTTATGGACGTCCTTTGCCAAAGATGG GGCTCCTCGAAGTCACCACGTTGACGACCAGTGGCTGCCGGTCGAGCAAGGAAAGACGCGCTACTTGAACATCAACAGTCAACCGACCTTTGTCAATGACAAAATGCCTTTCGAACGACGATTGGCATTCTGGGACCGcatgaaagttcaaaatcgATTGCTTCTCGCCAAGGAcgaattttga